One region of Triticum aestivum cultivar Chinese Spring chromosome 6B, IWGSC CS RefSeq v2.1, whole genome shotgun sequence genomic DNA includes:
- the LOC123138995 gene encoding premnaspirodiene oxygenase-like yields the protein MADLLYQSILLSVVAVVLLQVLKLRVRPRPRTPPGPWRLPVIGSMHHLLNVLPHRALRDLAAVHGPLMMLQLGQTPLVVVSSREMAREVLRTHDASFATRPKLLVGEVVLYSYADILFSPSGTYWRKLRQLCAAEILSPSRVLSFRHIREQEVRNQVRDIHGVGPSTPVDVTAIFSGLAISIISRASFGNKQRNAREFLSAVKTGVTLASGFKIPDLFPAWRSVLARATGMRRALEDVHGTIDSSLDEVIEERKCVRQDKARSGGASAAVEENLVDVLIGLQEKSGLHHLSTNSIKGVIVDMFVAGTGTISSSLDWGMAELMRSPRVMDKLQRELREAFPGRTAIGERDIDSGNLPYLKLVIKENLRLHPPAPLLVPRESIHACELDGYVIPAGSRVIVNAWAIGRDPRYWGDDAEEFKPERFADSSVDFKGSSYEFLPFGAGRRMCPGVSYSLPFLQMALVQLCYHFDWSLPEGVVEVDMTEADGLGLRRKSPLRLCVPESACR from the exons ATGGCCGACCTCCTGTACCAGTCCATCCTACTCTCCGTCGTCGCGGTGGTGCTGCTCCAGGTCCTCAAGCTCCGCGTCCGGCCGAGACCGAGGACGCCGCCGGGCCCGTGGAGGCTGCCGGTCATCGGCAGCATGCACCACCTCCTGAACGTGCTCCCGCACCGCGCCCTCCGGGACCTGGCGGCCGTGCACGGCCCGCTCATGATGCTCCAGCTCGGGCAGACCCCTCTCGTGGTGGTGTCGTCGAGGGAGATGGCCCGCGAGGTGCTCAGGACGCACGACGCCAGCTTCGCCACCCGCCCCAAGCTCCTCGTCGGCGAGGTCGTCCTCTACAGCTACGCCGACATCCTCTTCTCGCCCTCCGGCACCTACTGGCGCAAGCTCCGGCAGCTCTGCGCCGCCGAGATACTCAGCCCGAGCCGCGTCCTTTCCTTCCGCCACATCCGGGAGCAAGAG GTGAGGAATCAGGTACGAGACATCCATGGGGTCGGGCCATCGACGCCGGTGGACGTCACCGCGATTTTCTCCGGGCTAGCGATCAGCATCATCTCCCGCGCGTCCTTCGGGAACAAGCAGAGGAACGCACGTGAGTTCCTGTCGGCGGTCAAGACCGGGGTCACGCTCGCCAGCGGCTTCAAAATCCCCGACCTCTTCCCGGCATGGCGGTCCGTGCTCGCCAGGGCGACCGGCATGCGCCGCGCCTTGGAGGACGTCCACGGGACGATCGACTCAAGCCTGGACGAGGTCATAGAAGAGAGGAAATGTGTCCGGCAGGACAAGGCCAGGAGCGGCGGCGCGTCGGCCGCCGTCGAGGAGAACCTCGTCGACGTGCTCATCGGCCTGCAGGAGAAAAGCGGGCTGCACCACCTGAGCACCAACAGCATCAAGGGCGTCATAGTCGACATGTTCGTGGCCGGGACCGGCACGATATCGTCGTCGCTGGACTGGGGCATGGCGGAGCTGATGCGGAGCCCGAGGGTGATGGACAAGCTGCAGCGCGAGCTCCGGGAGGCGTTTCCCGGCAGGACGGCCATCGGCGAGCGCGACATTGATTCAGGCAACCTCCCCTACCTGAAGCTCGTCATCAAAGAGAACCTCCGGCTGCAcccgccggcgccgctcctggtcCCACGGGAGAGCATCCACGCGTGCGAGCTCGACGGGTACGTGATTCCGGCGGGCTCGCGTGTCATCGTGAATGCCTGGGCCATCGGGAGAGATCCGAGGTACTGGGGAGACGACGCAGAGGAGTTCAAGCCCGAGCGGTTTGCGGACAGCTCCGTCGATTTCAAGGGGAGCAGCTACGAGTTTCTGCCGTTCGGGGCTGGCCGGAGGATGTGCCCGGGCGTCTCGTACAGCCTCCCCTTCCTGCAAATGGCGCTCGTGCAGCTCTGCTACCACTTCGACTGGTCTCTGCCTGAGGGCGTCGTCGAGGTGGACATGACGGAGGCGGATGGCCTCGGCCTACGCCGTAAGTCGCCGTTGCGGCTCTGTGTCCCCGAGTCAGCGTGTCGATAA
- the LOC123133805 gene encoding DEAD-box ATP-dependent RNA helicase 10, translated as MTVDKEVAGGGKVQQAEPEPEPEPAAEALTFAELGICPELVEACDAMGWKQPTKIQAGAMPYALKGRDLIGLGQTGSGKTGAFALPIIQALIEHPQPFFACVMLPTRELAIQIAEQFEALGSAIGLVCSVLVGGVDRMQQVLSIAKRPHIVVGTPGRLLDHLKDTKGFSLTKLKYLVLDEADKLLNLEFKESLDEILNVIPKERITYLFSATMTKKVSKLQRACLRNPVKVEVSSKYSTVDTLKEEWYFVPADYKDCYLVHVLNKLPGSMTMIFVRTCETTRLLALTLRNLGFKALSISGQMSQDKRLGALNKFKAKEFNILICTDVASRGLDIQGVDVVMNYDIPMNSKDYVHRVGRTARAGQSGYAVSFVNQYESLWFKMIEALLGKEILVRTADADEILILREHISDSKRIALTKLKEDGGHKKRRKAEDEDEEEEEAPRGRRKPRSFKKSKGRR; from the exons ATGACGGTGGATAAGGAGGTCGCCGGGGGTGGCAAGGTGCAGCaggcggagccggagccggagccagaACCGGCTGCCGAGGCGTTGACGTTTGCGGAGCTGGGCATCTGCCCCGAGCTGGTGGAGGCGTGTGACGCCATGGGGTGGAAGCAGCCCACGAAGATCCAGGCGGGGGCCATGCCCTACGCTCTCAAAG GCAGGGACCTGATTGGTCTGGGACAGACGGGGTCGGGGAAGACAGGTGCCTTTGCGCTGCCGATTATCCAGGCGCTGATCGAGCACCCCCAGCCCTTCTTCGCCTGCGTCATGTTGCCCACGAG GGAGCTAGCGATTCAGATTGCGGAGCAGTTCGAGGCGTTGGGGTCAGCGATTGGCTTGGTTTGCTCAGTG CTTGTTGGAGGAGTTGACCGGATGCAGCAAGTGTTATCCATTGCAAAACGTCCACATATTGTG GTTGGAACTCCTGGCCGTCTTTTGGACCATTTGAAAGATACAAAAGGTTTTAGCCTAACTAAACTGAAATACTTG GTACTTGATGAAGCTGATAAATTACTTAATTTGGAGTTCAAGGAATCACTTGATGAGATTCTGAATGTCATTCCTAAAGAAAGGATAACTTACCTTTTTTCAGCCACAATGACCAAAAAG GTAAGCAAACTGCAACGTGCTTGTCTCAGAAACCCTGTCAAG GTGGAAGTATCCTCCAAATATTCTACAGTGGACACACTTAAAGAAGAGTGGTATTTCGTTCCTGCAGATTACAAG GATTGTTATCTTGTTCATGTTCTGAATAAGTTACCAGGGAGCATGACCATGATCTTCGTGCGGACCTGTGAGACAACAAGACTCCTTGCTCTCACTTTAAGGAATCTTGGTTTTAAAGCTCTCTCTATCAGTGGCCAGATGAGTCAG GACAAAAGACTAGGCGCTTTAAACAAGTTCAAAGCAAAGGAATTCAACATCCTTATCTGCACCGACGTGGCGAGCCGCGGTCTTGACATTCAAGGAGTTGATGTGGTTATGAATTATGATATTCCAATGAATTCTAAG GATTATGTACATCGGGTCGGTAGGACTGCGCGTGCAGGGCAATCGGGTTATGCTGTATCTTTTGTGAATCAGTACGAGAGTCTGTGGTTTAAGATGATCGAGGCGCTCCTCG GAAAGGAAATTCTTGTACGGACGGCAGACGCCGATGAGATCCTGATACTTCGTGAGCATATATCCGATTCAAAGAGGATTGCACTGACG AAACTGAAGGAGGACGGTGGTCACAAGAAGAGGAGGAAAGCGGAGgacgaggatgaagaagaggaggaagctcCAAGAGGTCGCCGAAAACCGAGGTCTTTCAAGAAATCAAAAGGGCGGCGATAG